GTATTGCCTGCATTGTTATATTTGAAACAGTTTTCTTGATTTCATTAATTAGATATGTACCACTACATCAAATGAACAGATAATAGTATGAGTGCCAGCATTTATTATCAACACTGCTAGTTATCTATGTTATAGTTAAAATACAATCTTAAAGAACCTCGAGACAAATActgaggaaaataaataataactttgaTTATACAGTAGTTTGTACAGTTTTTTGCACGGCTCTTTCCGCAGCATTATATGTACACAATAACCACACCCCCTGTCTGGTTGCCGATTGCTGTAGTAGCATAGGAAGTGTTCCGTCTTTTTGCTTGTTGGTGTGGCAGCCAATCCCTGTGTTCACATAACACAGACCGATTCATACAATACGTAGGATACAATTACTTGTCCAGCTTGTTGGATCCGGTGGAGGCGGTAGTGTTATCagcattttatttgaatgtgGAGGGTGTTTTGGATAAAGATATTCGACCTTTGTCAGTATGAATCAATGTATTTCCATATAATTGCTTATAGCATTCACACGCCAGTGCTTATATAATATTGTATGactttaaaaaaaccaaaaccgtTTACCGGTATTTACCCTTCTCacgtttctttttatatattctttCAATTTAATATTAACACACACGTTCCACTGCGAGGAGGATTTCCTGTTTCTTTAGCCAGAAGACATAGTGATATTACTATTTAAGCTGCATGATGGTGGCAAGCGACTTACAGGAGCATGAACAGCATGGGAGCACAGCTGATGAAAACTACACGACTACACCAGAGGGGAAGAATGTATTCGATCCAAATGGAAACCAGTATATGAACGTGACTCCTGAACCAGTGCAGGTCCCTTTTGAAGATTCGATACCTCCCGACGAGAACCAGACCATGCTGCATGGGCAACCGAAGCCGCTTGAAACCAAATTATACATGCGAAGATTTGCAGTTTTGATAGTCTTTAGCCTTTATTCACTAGTCAACGCCTTCCAATGGATCCAGTACAGCATCATCACCAATATCTTCATGGACTACTACAATGTGACAAGCGACAAGATTGACTGGCTGTCAGTTGTCTACATGGTCGTCTATGTGCCTCTGATATTCCCCGCAACCTGGTTACTGGATAAAAAGGGACTTAAGATCACGGCGCTCTTGGGCGCAGGTTTGAATTGCATTGGGGCTTGGGTAAAATGTGCCAGTGTGAGACCCAACCTGTTTGGGGTGACGATGTTCGCACAAACTATATGTTCAGTGGCCCAGGTGTTTATTTTGGGTCTACCTTCAAGAATTGCATCGGTGTGGTTTGGGCCGAAGGAAGTTTCAACAGCCTGTGCCACCGCGGTTTTGGGAAATCAGGTGGGTGTTTTGATAACTTAATGACAAAATGTTAGTGTTAATATCTTATACGTTATGACTTATAGATTGCATTGTACACGTGTCCCGTAACGCAGATGTAATTAAAAAAGGCTTACAAATAATACGTTTTCACCTCGTTTTCACAATATGTTTCATTTAAATGAGCCGTGGATGACATCCTAGGGCAAGTATTTGGTTTTTTGGAAACAAACGGAACGTGTCAGTCAGTGATTTATGATAAACTAGAAATACCTGAAGAAAAATGTATTGTAGAAACAGACACTAAATATATCTGTATTGTAAAATATACCATGATTGTGGGACATTTGccttaaaaatgtttgtttactattAGTAGGCATTTGAAATTCATGGAATATTTAGCAGGTATGGTGGTTTAATTGGCCCTGAACAAAAGCAAactatttactttaaaataccTACACATTTACATAGGTATGAAACAACCAATACATTTCTGTTGCATATGAactaaaatggtataaaaaaaaaaaaaaaaagctgttctcAATAGAGAAACAAATACCGTAACCCCTTATAATCGTTTATCATAGTATGGTACAGTATATGCAGTGTAACCGTGGGAAAAGCATTGGGAAACATTCAAGTTGTATAAGGGTCTGCTTTCCAGAAACAAACtattgcaattgaaacaaaactcaCTGGGATCTAAACAGATGTATAATGCAgagtatcccttataaaagtgtacattTGAGTgcacattttgcaattttctCATGCCATGGCTATGCAGTTACAATAGTTTACCatactatacctctctgggcttgCTTACaagtgctttaccttgcttttacaatgctttattacactttgctatgtctttactgtggtaaagtttattttagagcaaacacattttattcaagtatagaaaaagaaaagagaagatAAGATTCTCAGGCAGTATGataattctaaaatatattttctatccTGCTtattaaagtgttttattattttttttgtagaaactGGTGTCATTATTTCCTGATGCGATTGCTCATTGGAAATCTTACtcacaccaacacaaaacaaacaatgatcACATTACAAGAACAATGTTTGAAGTACTAATATTTGGATTATCCCAGAAAAAAACTTCAATACAGAGTTTACACATCTTAATCATAATGAAAGGGGGCAGTCTGAAGGTTGCTCACACCAAAGTCTTGGTTTGCACACATTTAAGACAGAGAAACATTTTGACAGTGCCTATTAGTGCCTTTAGTTTTTGATTAGattatttttctcctgttttagaagcttatttaaaaatacatgcagaAATCTCTTTAGTATAGGTTTCCAGTGTCCTGGTGCAACATGGGGAATCATTGCTGTCTATACTGCTATTACACAAGGCATACAGAAACATCCATATATCTTGGTACTAACCAGAAGCACAAACCTCTGTACAATGGGCAGTGTATATATAGACACATGCATATTCAACGTACTAATGTGCCATTTTTCCTTGTTTGCTCCCCAGCTTGGTACAGCTATTGGTTTCCTGCTGCCTCCGGTTCTGGTACCCTACACCAAGAACAATATAGATCTAACTGGCAGCAACATCAGCATCATGTTCTACGGTACAGCTGTGGCGTCTACTCTGCTATTCATTTTAACAGTCATTGGTAAGCAAAACCGTTTTAAACTTGTAAATCAAAAAATGAGTAAATTCCATGCCAAATCAGAAGCTGGCACAAGGATCACCATCTCAGAACTGGAACAAATGACCAGCGTTTGTCAATTTGTTCGTTATTCCATAAAAATCAGTTTCCTAACCGTATCATTTAGAGAGATGGCGTATGAAACCATGCAAATACAAAAAGGCAAGTTTAAATGGTTATAACTTCTGAATGATTTTAAGCAGAGGGCCAACAGTTTCTCAATTTAACAATATCCTGGGCAGCACGATTCTGCTTAATAAGCCACGTTCTGAGGCATTACATGAGATACATGTACACTATGAGGCTGAATGGTGAAATCTGTGTAATTTCCAGAAATAATCCCTGTACACCACCTGCTTGTAATTCTTTCGTTTATAACATCAAGATATCACAATGGTGTTCCACGTTTCATAATTAAGCAACCGTGTGATGATATGATGGACTTTGAAATAAGATTTGGCAATGGGTGGAACGTTGTGATAGTGGAGGTAAATTATTACAAGTAACTGCTTTTGTGAGATTATATACATAGTGGGTTCATGCCTGAAAATAACACAACTAGGAAAAGTTCcctatattaaatgattatttttgtaaCGGCATGTCATTTAAAATCTTATATTTTTAGTCCCCTTTATGTACGTCAATGTACAGTTTTATGTATGTGTAGTTATTTAACGTTACTAATGATCCTGCTTTATTTTGTTATAGTATTTAAGGAAAAGCCTCCACTGCCGCCAAGCCAGGCTCAGGCTGTGTTGCCAGAGAGCTCTCCCAAAGATTACTCCTACAAGCAATCAATAATCAACCTCTTCAAGAACTTTTCTTTCCTGCTTTTGCTTGTCAGTTATGGTGAGTAATACATAAGTAAAGGTCCCCAGTTGCTCACATAGTAAACACACTGCTGCTCTGAGTGCTAGGTGAGCCATACAGTTGTGTTTCA
The Polyodon spathula isolate WHYD16114869_AA chromosome 5, ASM1765450v1, whole genome shotgun sequence DNA segment above includes these coding regions:
- the LOC121315966 gene encoding feline leukemia virus subgroup C receptor-related protein 1-like is translated as MMVASDLQEHEQHGSTADENYTTTPEGKNVFDPNGNQYMNVTPEPVQVPFEDSIPPDENQTMLHGQPKPLETKLYMRRFAVLIVFSLYSLVNAFQWIQYSIITNIFMDYYNVTSDKIDWLSVVYMVVYVPLIFPATWLLDKKGLKITALLGAGLNCIGAWVKCASVRPNLFGVTMFAQTICSVAQVFILGLPSRIASVWFGPKEVSTACATAVLGNQLGTAIGFLLPPVLVPYTKNNIDLTGSNISIMFYGTAVASTLLFILTVIVFKEKPPLPPSQAQAVLPESSPKDYSYKQSIINLFKNFSFLLLLVSYGILTGSFYSVSTLLNQMIIVHYEGEEVNAGRIGLTLVVAGMVGSIICGLWLDHTKTYKQTTLIVYLLSFIGMVIFTFTLNLDYLIIVFVTAGVLGFFMTGYLPLGFEFGVEITYPESEGTSSGLLNASAQVFGIIFTLIQGKLTTDYNPLAGNIFLCAWIFIGVILTAAIKSELKRHDVNMGITNKDVQAVPVESPSEPPSNGILLKSALEVSHETSI